From Methanocella paludicola SANAE, a single genomic window includes:
- a CDS encoding DUF4097 family beta strand repeat-containing protein — protein sequence MNTSKIITGGIVAIAILAVLLMSGCTSMNTIVEHRQDKTVHGAAENIDLTVTTFNGNIEIQESTEYDVEVTYNITAPEGHLQHVTTGTNGSRDGNTLKLTAEAKLSDPNEKLPINHGCDILVKVPKNSSYNLNLMTSNGNVKVTQLNGNKMIIATSNGNVDAAAGNYSAIDAATSNGNINVKLLSDTQFFVDASTSNGRITHNSIQMQADKESQTSLIGSTASGRGNLHMVLQTSNGNIDLSYI from the coding sequence TTGAATACCAGTAAGATCATAACCGGCGGGATAGTTGCCATCGCTATCCTGGCCGTACTATTGATGAGCGGATGCACTTCGATGAACACCATCGTCGAGCACCGGCAGGATAAGACCGTGCACGGCGCAGCGGAGAATATTGACCTGACCGTTACCACGTTTAACGGAAACATCGAGATCCAGGAGTCGACTGAGTACGATGTCGAGGTCACCTATAACATTACGGCGCCCGAGGGGCATCTCCAGCACGTCACGACTGGCACTAACGGGAGCAGGGATGGTAACACCTTGAAGCTCACGGCGGAGGCAAAGCTTTCGGACCCGAACGAAAAGCTGCCCATTAATCATGGCTGCGACATCCTCGTCAAGGTGCCGAAGAACTCCTCGTATAATTTAAACCTCATGACCTCGAACGGTAACGTGAAGGTGACCCAGCTTAACGGCAATAAGATGATCATCGCCACCTCGAACGGCAATGTCGATGCCGCCGCTGGCAACTATTCGGCCATCGATGCTGCGACTTCGAACGGCAATATTAACGTTAAGCTATTGAGCGACACGCAGTTCTTCGTGGATGCTTCGACATCGAATGGGCGTATCACCCATAACTCGATACAGATGCAGGCTGACAAGGAGTCCCAGACGAGCCTGATCGGCTCTACGGCGTCGGGCAGAGGGAACCTGCACATGGTCCTGCAGACGTCGAACGGCAACATCGACCTGAGTTATATTTAA
- a CDS encoding AAA family ATPase — protein MRQIAIYGEGGIGKSTIASNLSAALNEMGYTVMQVGCDPKRDSTRNLAGGRLIPAVLETYRDQLRVGKDEYAISLDSIVFKSPGGIYCVEAGGPEPGIGCAGRGVLTALQILKDLKAFETYKIDVAIYDVLGDVVCGGFAMPIREGFAKEIYLVCSGGFMSIYAANNIARAVQRLSRRAEAGTGLAGIICNSNGDETLEHSVIPEFARRLGSEFVQFVPRTPVIQACEFEGRAVVEHSPNSKEAGIFRDLAKQIMENKKTVVPTPINDLTELEQMYRQHLNKK, from the coding sequence ATGAGACAGATAGCGATCTATGGTGAGGGAGGCATCGGGAAGAGCACGATCGCCTCGAACCTGTCCGCCGCCCTTAACGAAATGGGTTACACCGTCATGCAGGTCGGCTGCGACCCCAAGAGGGATTCCACCAGGAACCTGGCGGGCGGACGCCTGATCCCCGCTGTCCTTGAAACATACAGGGACCAGCTAAGGGTAGGCAAAGATGAATATGCGATCTCATTAGATAGCATCGTTTTCAAGTCTCCCGGCGGCATCTACTGTGTCGAGGCCGGAGGGCCTGAGCCGGGCATAGGCTGTGCCGGCAGGGGCGTATTGACAGCCCTGCAGATATTAAAGGATTTGAAAGCCTTCGAAACCTACAAGATCGACGTGGCCATCTACGATGTCCTGGGCGATGTCGTCTGCGGCGGGTTTGCCATGCCCATCAGGGAAGGTTTCGCAAAGGAGATATACCTGGTCTGTTCAGGCGGTTTCATGAGTATCTATGCGGCGAATAATATCGCCCGTGCTGTACAGCGCCTGTCACGTAGAGCTGAAGCCGGGACAGGGCTTGCCGGTATTATTTGTAACAGCAACGGCGACGAAACGCTTGAGCACTCGGTCATACCAGAATTCGCCCGGCGTCTCGGGAGCGAGTTTGTCCAGTTCGTTCCAAGGACCCCGGTGATCCAGGCCTGCGAGTTCGAGGGAAGAGCTGTCGTGGAGCATTCCCCTAACTCTAAGGAGGCGGGGATATTCAGAGATTTAGCTAAACAGATCATGGAAAATAAAAAGACGGTAGTTCCGACGCCGATTAATGATTTAACCGAGCTCGAGCAGATGTACAGGCAGCATCTCAATAAAAAGTAA
- a CDS encoding MazG nucleotide pyrophosphohydrolase domain-containing protein translates to MSYTLEALVEKMMASLPDDYIIQNDDDALIKAAFTAEELGEVIKAIAHGTDREVVKECADAIVGLLQIMTFYNYQGPEGIDSALDETLARLSRRKASKIEE, encoded by the coding sequence ATGTCATATACCCTTGAAGCCCTCGTTGAAAAGATGATGGCCAGCCTGCCGGACGATTATATTATCCAGAACGATGACGATGCCCTCATTAAGGCCGCTTTCACGGCCGAGGAGCTGGGCGAAGTAATAAAAGCCATCGCCCATGGCACAGACCGCGAGGTCGTCAAGGAATGTGCAGACGCAATCGTGGGCCTGCTCCAGATCATGACCTTTTACAATTACCAGGGGCCCGAGGGTATCGACTCGGCACTCGACGAGACGCTCGCGAGGCTCAGCAGGCGAAAGGCGTCGAAAATCGAGGAATAA
- a CDS encoding flavodoxin family protein has product MKIGIIVHSQTGHNLAVAEALKAKLAAAGHSANIERINPVDPKQTDAKKIQIEKLPDLSAYDALVLAAPVQAFSLSNVMKAYLPHLPALNGKKVAIFVTKGLPFNWTGGNSSVSAIKNAVESKGGVVVGSELMAWGGDADRDKRIGDMVDRLSKLF; this is encoded by the coding sequence ATGAAAATAGGCATTATCGTGCATTCTCAGACCGGCCACAATCTTGCCGTCGCCGAGGCGCTCAAGGCGAAACTGGCGGCAGCGGGACATTCTGCTAATATCGAACGCATCAACCCCGTCGACCCGAAGCAGACCGACGCGAAGAAAATCCAGATCGAAAAGCTACCGGACCTCAGCGCCTACGATGCGCTCGTGCTCGCGGCACCTGTGCAGGCTTTTTCGTTGTCTAACGTAATGAAAGCGTATCTTCCGCATCTCCCGGCGCTGAACGGCAAGAAGGTCGCCATCTTCGTTACCAAGGGCCTGCCATTTAACTGGACGGGCGGAAATTCGTCAGTTTCAGCTATAAAAAATGCTGTCGAGTCTAAGGGTGGAGTCGTTGTCGGCTCGGAGCTGATGGCATGGGGCGGCGACGCGGACAGGGATAAGAGGATCGGCGATATGGTCGACCGGTTGAGCAAGCTCTTTTAA
- a CDS encoding DUF488 domain-containing protein, with product MIRIKRAYDEAAPEDGFRVLVERLWPRGVTKERAALDLWLKDVSPSTELRKWFHSHPDKWDEFRERYWRELADKKEDIDFLKKKAEEGTVTFIYSAREREHNAATELKAYIEQQARGQ from the coding sequence ATGATCAGGATCAAGAGGGCATATGATGAGGCGGCGCCTGAAGACGGATTCCGGGTACTGGTGGAGCGGTTATGGCCGAGGGGAGTGACAAAAGAGCGGGCTGCCTTAGACCTGTGGCTTAAGGATGTATCTCCGAGCACGGAGCTTAGAAAATGGTTTCACAGTCACCCCGATAAGTGGGATGAATTTCGGGAGCGCTACTGGCGTGAGCTGGCCGATAAAAAGGAAGATATCGACTTCTTAAAGAAAAAAGCGGAGGAAGGTACGGTCACCTTCATCTATTCAGCCCGGGAACGGGAGCATAACGCGGCGACCGAGCTGAAAGCTTATATTGAGCAGCAGGCCAGGGGCCAGTAG
- the hisA gene encoding 1-(5-phosphoribosyl)-5-[(5-phosphoribosylamino)methylideneamino]imidazole-4-carboxamide isomerase, protein MFEVIPAIDLKGGKVVQLVQGVPGTEMVSIDDYLSVAEDFVSQGAKWLHIIDLDGALSGDRKNARIVEDIIKHYNVKIQVGGGIRDYPTARRLLDMGVTRVILGTAAIKEPELVCEIAANYDDVSVMVSLDSKKGEVLVEGWKESSGKSTIEMGKLFENMGAGSILYTNVDVEGLLKGVNESPVKELVSSVSIPVIASGGITTLQDVVTIKNTGAAGVVIGSALYKHLFTLKEAIDTIS, encoded by the coding sequence ATGTTCGAAGTCATCCCCGCCATCGACCTCAAAGGAGGCAAAGTTGTCCAGCTTGTCCAGGGCGTGCCCGGGACGGAGATGGTCTCGATCGACGATTACCTGTCCGTTGCTGAAGATTTTGTCAGTCAGGGCGCGAAGTGGCTCCACATCATCGATCTGGACGGCGCTTTGAGCGGCGACCGTAAGAATGCCCGCATCGTCGAGGACATCATCAAGCATTATAATGTCAAGATCCAGGTCGGGGGCGGCATAAGGGATTATCCTACCGCCCGGCGTTTGCTTGATATGGGCGTTACGCGGGTCATCCTGGGCACCGCTGCGATCAAGGAGCCCGAGCTCGTCTGTGAAATTGCTGCTAACTATGATGATGTTTCGGTAATGGTCTCGCTGGACTCGAAGAAAGGCGAGGTGCTGGTCGAAGGGTGGAAGGAGTCCTCGGGCAAGAGCACCATCGAGATGGGCAAGCTGTTCGAGAACATGGGCGCCGGCAGCATCCTGTACACGAACGTTGACGTCGAGGGCCTGCTCAAAGGTGTGAACGAAAGCCCGGTAAAGGAACTGGTCTCCAGCGTCAGCATACCGGTCATCGCCTCGGGCGGCATAACGACTCTACAGGACGTAGTTACCATCAAGAACACTGGTGCGGCCGGAGTGGTCATCGGTTCGGCATTATACAAGCACTTATTTACTCTAAAAGAAGCGATCGATACTATTTCCTAA
- a CDS encoding RDD family protein: MNESGAVQMDTLTQEKTWSYRKDNQSTVEVPESKLKELISSGQLSPDTLVWSSGMTEWVKASSIGSLVPDYDLKPHPWLRFFARQFDLMIYNFFLSLFIVMVSIFLPSLEILYTGISGMFLLQIITVLTWIVPETILMAAFGMTLSKWVFNIKVRNASEAILSLGESFERSLGVAVKGLALGIPVFYLVTMLMSYNKLENTGRTSWDREGNFKVYHGKIGPIRMMAIFGLACIYILFRIITVLTM; this comes from the coding sequence ATGAACGAATCAGGCGCTGTACAAATGGATACATTAACACAAGAAAAGACGTGGAGCTATCGTAAAGATAACCAATCAACCGTAGAGGTTCCCGAAAGTAAGCTAAAAGAGCTGATCTCTTCCGGGCAGTTAAGCCCCGATACGCTCGTCTGGTCTTCCGGCATGACGGAATGGGTAAAAGCATCGAGTATAGGTTCGCTAGTACCCGATTATGACTTAAAGCCCCATCCCTGGCTACGATTTTTTGCCAGGCAGTTCGACCTTATGATATACAACTTCTTCTTGAGCCTGTTTATCGTCATGGTGTCGATATTCCTGCCTTCCCTGGAAATCTTATATACAGGGATTAGCGGAATGTTCCTATTACAGATAATAACCGTCTTGACCTGGATCGTCCCTGAGACTATCCTGATGGCTGCATTTGGCATGACACTTTCAAAATGGGTATTCAACATTAAAGTTAGAAACGCATCTGAAGCGATACTTAGTCTTGGCGAAAGCTTCGAGAGGAGCCTGGGAGTTGCTGTGAAAGGCCTCGCGTTGGGCATCCCGGTCTTTTACCTTGTCACGATGCTCATGTCTTATAATAAGCTTGAAAATACGGGCCGGACATCCTGGGACCGCGAGGGCAACTTTAAGGTATATCACGGCAAGATCGGACCGATCCGGATGATGGCGATATTCGGCCTGGCCTGCATTTACATATTATTCAGGATCATTACCGTGCTAACGATGTGA